A region of Gracilinanus agilis isolate LMUSP501 chromosome 3, AgileGrace, whole genome shotgun sequence DNA encodes the following proteins:
- the LOC123241351 gene encoding caspase-4-like, producing MIGCFKTEQKLSYPVVKVVKCFVSTVVDGVIDDLIEKDVLSPNEVKHLGKEFSTIMNQSEGLVDTLDHIIRGSQIIMKKLLLPYLPGNSGSQREEKELDVFKKSKEMHPILSALETICNSSGSVQSYRKRLSNTIFQFFKKIDSNAIQAAAPPNQIKLCRPDFYHGLKEAKEGDIYPIMEKGTRIRLALIICNILFDSLDERQGAHLDIWGMWKLLENLGYNAIVKTNLTAQKMESVLKDFANRPEHWSSDSTFLVFMSHGLLNGICGIEHSKEKPDLLATDTIFQIFNDSNCPSLKGKPKVIINQACRGEQLGITYVMDTPESSVGSPDQPMQDSGNNLLEQKLLEKDFISFCSTTPHNVSWRVDILGSVFINELIYCFQQYAWCCHLEEVFRKVQKSFEIPKSLVQMPTIERQSMSRYFYLFPGI from the exons ATGATTGGTTGctttaaaacagaacaaaaactgAGCTATCCTGTGGTGAAGGTTGTGAAATGCTTTGTCAGTACCGTTGTTGATGGCGTTATTGATGACCTGATAGAGAAGGATGTTTTGAGTCCAAATGAGGTGAAGCATTTGGGAAAAGAATTTTCAACAATTATGAACCAAAGTGAAGGCCTAGTTGATACACTGGATCACATAATTCGAGGAAGCCAAATCATTATGAAGAAATTATTACTTCCATATTTACCAGGAAATTCGG GAAgtcaaagggaagagaaagagttggATGTTTTCAAGAAGTCAAAGGAAATGCATCCCATTTTATCAG cTCTTGAGACCATATGCAATTCTTCAGGATCTGTTCAAAGTTATCGAAAGAGACTCAGCAATACCATCTTCCAGTTCTTTAAGAAGATTG ATTCTAATGCAATACAAGCTGCTGCACCTCCAAACCAGATCAAGCTTTGCCGTCCAGATTTTTACCATGGACTGAAGGAAGCAAAGGAGGGAGAT ATATATCCAATCATGGAAAAGGGGACCCGTATACGCCTAGCCCTTATCAtctgtaatattttatttgactctCTTGATGAACGACAAGGGGCTCACCTTGACATTTGGGGAATGTGGAAGCTACTTGAAAATCTTGGCTATAATGCCATTGTCAAAACAAACCTTACAGCTCAG AAAATGGAGTCAGTGTTGAAGGATTTTGCTAATCGCCCAGAACATTGGTCCTCTGACAGCACCTTCCTGGTGTTCATGTCTCATGGCCTCTTGAATGGTATCTGTGGGATAGAgcattcaaaagaaaaaccagaCCTTCTGGCCACAGATACTATCTTCCAGATTTTTAATGATAGCAACTGTCCTAGtctaaaaggaaaaccaaaggtCATCATCAACCAAGCATGTAGAGGGG AGCAACTTGGAATCACATATGTAATGGACACACCAGAGTCTTCAGTAGGCTCTCCTGACCAACCTATGCAAGATTCAGGGAATAATCTACTGGAACAGAAACTCCTGGAGAAAgacttcatttccttttgctCTACAACACCAC ataatGTTTCTTGGAGAGTTGATATATTGGGTTCTGTCTTCATCAATGAACTCATTTACTGCTTCCAACAATATGCCTGGTGCTGTCACCTGGAGGAAGTTTTCCGCAAG GTCCAGAAGTCATTTGAAATACCAAAAAGCCTTGTCCAGATGCCCACCATTGAAAGACAGTCCATGTCAAGATATTTCTATCTTTTCCCAGGAATATGA